From Lewinellaceae bacterium:
TGCGATTGACTAAGGCGAATTCATCCCGGCTTGAGGTACGAACCTGGGGACCTAAGGCTTCATGAGTACATTAAACCGAAACAGACCAAATGAAACAACCACTCAAGGCATCCTTAGACCACCTGATTTTTGCATCCTATGCGCTGGAGGATGGCGTCAACTTCATAGCAGAAAAACTTGGGGTAAGTCCGCAGAAAGGTGGTCAGCACCTGACCATGGGAACCCATAATGCCGTTTTGAAGCTCGGGGATTTCGCCTACCTGGAAGTGATCGCCATTGACCCTGAACTGCCCGATCCCAAAAGACCCCGGTGGTTCGGTCTGGATAACCTGAAACCAGGCGACCCTCCGGGATTGCTGACCTGGGTTATTCGAACGAACGACATCGGAGAGACCATTAAAAATTCAAATTTGCATCTCGGCAACATACTTGACTTACACCGGGGTAGCTACCGGTGGAGAATTGCTATCCATGAGGATGGCCGGATGCCGCTGCAGGGAATTGCGCCCACCGTTATCCAATGGCAAAACGAAAACCACCCTTCAGCACGATTACCGTTTTCAGGGGTAACCCTGACAAGTTTGTT
This genomic window contains:
- a CDS encoding VOC family protein, producing the protein MKQPLKASLDHLIFASYALEDGVNFIAEKLGVSPQKGGQHLTMGTHNAVLKLGDFAYLEVIAIDPELPDPKRPRWFGLDNLKPGDPPGLLTWVIRTNDIGETIKNSNLHLGNILDLHRGSYRWRIAIHEDGRMPLQGIAPTVIQWQNENHPSARLPFSGVTLTSLLAIHPAANGLKTTLKASGFRDESGRFQIEKGDTPKLRVTLNGLKGDVSFDASYLY